TGGCGTTGCGGCCTCAGAATCTTCGTATACTTCCAATCCGCCCAAAGCCTTCTCTGAAAAAATCTCAACTTTCTGGTCCGCTTTCTGATCCGGAGGCGTTGCATCCACAACCTCAACCTTAGGCTGTTCGGGCTGTTCCTGTTTCAGCCTCTGGCTGTGCTCTTTCTTGATATCTTCAATCTCTTTTTCCTTGATCTCAATAAGCCTTGCAAGAGACTCCTGGCTCTTGAATGCCTCCTGCATGTTCTTTTCAGGAATATCAAAGTATTCGTAAAACTTCTCTGAAAGCCTAATCAGTTTTGTCCTGCCGAGCTTCTGCCTGCCGATATATCCGAGCTTCTCCAGTTCATCAAGATGGTTATAGGCCTTGTTCGTCCGCAGACCGATTACCTCTGATTGCTTTACCGGAGCGCGCCAGGCAATCACTGCTAATGTCTCAATTACCGATTTTGGAAGCTCAGTCTCAACACCGAGCTTTCTGGCAATATCGAGAAACTTGTCTTTTACGGTAAGCTTCCAGAATCTCCCCTCCTGGAAAAAGGCGAGCGAGGATTCTTTTTTCCTATACTCTTCCTGAAGCTCCTTCAGCAACGCTTCTGCTTCTTCCGGGCTGAGTTTGCAGATCTTTGCTATCTGTTCAAGCCCCATCCTTTTGCCTGCAGTGAAGAGCGCAGCTTCCAACTCTTTCTTCAGGTCCTCTTTCCTGTCGCTCATACCCCTGCCTCTTTCCTGATTTGCTCTACTTGCATATGATCCTTCTTTATTCTGATTTTGTCTCCTGTACTCTCGAAAAAGCCGGTCTTGACGAGCTTGGCTACGAAGGGGCTGAGCTGATTTTCCGGAATTCCCACTATCTTTGATATCTCCGCCAGTGAGCGCTCTTTTCCCCCAACTGCTATGATAAGGAGGTTCCTCAGCATCGCAAGCCCATTCTCCCTCACCAGGCGGTTTTCAGCGCTGAGGTTTTTCAGCACCATATCCATCTGGTGGATCCT
This is a stretch of genomic DNA from Candidatus Nanoarchaeia archaeon. It encodes these proteins:
- a CDS encoding SMC-Scp complex subunit ScpB, translating into MSDRKEDLKKELEAALFTAGKRMGLEQIAKICKLSPEEAEALLKELQEEYRKKESSLAFFQEGRFWKLTVKDKFLDIARKLGVETELPKSVIETLAVIAWRAPVKQSEVIGLRTNKAYNHLDELEKLGYIGRQKLGRTKLIRLSEKFYEYFDIPEKNMQEAFKSQESLARLIEIKEKEIEDIKKEHSQRLKQEQPEQPKVEVVDATPPDQKADQKVEIFSEKALGGLEVYEDSEAATPGLAEDSNEVDKKVEDMLGGGEQPGKEDAEAEDEEDGAANLVGKGKEVKKQTDEEPEDILEAARGEGK